Proteins from one Impatiens glandulifera chromosome 2, dImpGla2.1, whole genome shotgun sequence genomic window:
- the LOC124926133 gene encoding piriformospora indica-insensitive protein 2-like — translation MMMSNHKTPMKGLIFIIGCSLLVMLSSRVWGEGDEGVMLAPMEMNDREAMYTVIQGFVGKWWNGSDLYPDPCGWTPIQGVSCDFFDGFWYVTALNIGPIHDNSLTCSSNPEFKSELFSLQHLKSLSFFSCFNSPHRHPISIPPANWEMLSGSLESLEFRSNQGLVGPIPEILGTLRNAKSLVLLENGLTGELPITLGNLKKLKRLVISQNRLTGRIPISLGGLLRDVLILDLSGNSFSGSIPSSLGAMDSLVKLDLSRNQLEGEIPCELGRLKNLTLLDLSRNKLCGDLGNWGVHHLRSLKELMLSNNSIGGNLSSVEWKKMEGLEILDLGNMELTGGIPESITELRWLRYMGMNENKLTGNIPLKIGDLPRLGGMYVNGNNLTGELKFSGWFYGKMGRRFGAWGNPNMCYPVWLKSTGTVPYGVSPCQQAGSSSRSDSGKEGRKLSQVSKLGKELLLSSSTGSINGVNGVWCCIFMLLLLLLIRIS, via the exons ATGATGATGTCCAATCACAAAACACCCATGAAAGGTCTGATATTCATTATTGGATGTTCCCTTTTGGTTATGTTATCTTCCCGTGTGTGGGGAGAAGGAGATGAAGGAGTTATGTTGGCTCCAATGGAGATGAATGACAGAGAGGCTATGTACACTGTTATCCAGGGCTTTGTGGGGAAATGGTGGAATGGATCCGATCTTTATCCAGATCCTTGTGGCTGGACTCCAATTCAG GGTGTTTCTTGCGATTTTTTTGATGGCTTTTGGTATGTAACCGCCCTTAATATTGGTCCCATTCATGATAACTCTCTCACTTGTTCTTCAAACCCAGAATTCAAATCTGAGTTATTTTCACTTCAACACCTCAAGTCTCTATCATTCTTCAGTTGCTTCAACTCCCCTCACCGCCATCCCATTTCCATCCCTCCTGCAAACTGGGAGATGCTTTCCGGCAGCCTTGAATCCTTAGAATTCCGGTCAAACCAGGGCCTTGTCGGACCCATCCCAGAAATACTTGGCACCCTTAGAAATGCTAAATCTCTTGTATTGCTAGAGAATGGTTTGACAGGAGAACTGCCCATTACCCTCGGCAACTTGAAAAAACTGAAAAGATTGGTCATTTCTCAAAACAGGCTAACGGGTCGGATCCCGATCAGTTTGGGAGGGTTGTTGAGAGATGTCTTAATTCTCGATTTAAGCGGGAATTCATTTTCAGGGTCGATACCCAGTAGTTTAGGAGCCATGGATTCGTTGGTGAAGCTTGATCTCAGCAGGAACCAACTGGAAGGAGAAATCCCGTGTGAATTGGGTCGATTAAAGAATCTAACTTTACTGGATCTCAGCAGAAACAAGCTTTGTGGTGATCTAGGGAATTGGGGGGTTCATCATCTGAGGTCGTTGAAAGAGTTGATGCTATCAAACAACTCAATAGGAGGGAATTTATCAAGTGTGGAGTGGAAGAAGATGGAGGGTCTGGAGATATTAGACCTGGGGAATATGGAGCTGACAGGTGGCATACCGGAGTCGATCACCGAGCTGAGGTGGCTGAGGTACATGGGAATGAATGAGAACAAGCTCACAGGGAATATACCCCTTAAGATTGGAGATCTGCCAAGATTGGGAGGAATGTACGTAAATGGGAACAACCTGACAGGGGAACTTAAATTCTCTGGATGGTTTTATGGGAAAATGGGGAGGCGTTTCGGGGCATGGGGCAACCCAAATATGTGTTACCCGGTTTGGTTGAAATCAACAGGCACTGTTCCATATGGGGTAAGCCCATGTCAGCAAGCTGGTTCAAGTTCAAGATCCGATTCGGGAAAGGAGGGGAGGAAGTTGAGTCAAGTTTCCAAATTGGGGAAGGAGTTATTATTATCATCGTCGACAGGCTCCATCAATGGAGTTAATGGGGTTTGGTGCTGTATATTCATGTTATTACTACTACTACTAATAAGGATatcataa